The Osmerus mordax isolate fOsmMor3 chromosome 28, fOsmMor3.pri, whole genome shotgun sequence genome segment TTTCTGAGATGTTTTCAGATAGTGTATTTTCCGGAGCACATGTTGTCGGACATGTCGGATGGCCTGTAGCCctcacctctctacctctctctctctctggcagcaTCCCACAGATGTGGATTACAGAGTCATGGCCACGTTCACAGAGATGTATACAACCCTTCTGGGGTTCATCAACTTCCGCCTCTACCAGACCCTCAACCTGGTCTACCCACCCAAGGTACCACACACCCGCCTGCTGACCTTGCCCTAACATCCAGCTGGACATATAAAAGGGagccagatggctgagtggtgagggagtcgggctagtaatcggaaggttgccagttcgattcccagccgtgccaaatgacgttgtgtcttgggcaaggcacttcaccctacttgcttcggggggaatgtccctgtacttgagcgtctgctaaatgactaaatgtaaaatgtaaatatcaccACTGTTGTCTTTAACTTGTGTTAGTCAGTGTTGTAGCGAAGGAAGTTTGTCCTTGACGTGCAAGTCTTGTGTCAGAGAGCTTTATCCAAGCGTATCTTTTTCTTCTGCTCCTCAGATGGACACAAAAGCAGAGGCAGACCTGAAGGCAGAGTATGAGGAAGACTACGCCATGGACTCTGAGAGCTACCTGGAGGTAGGACCACGAACCGCCATTTCTCTGTTGTGTTTCCGTCACACCGTGCTGTGGTTATCTCTGTGTTTGCACGAGAGTCTTTCTTCATGCTCCGTGGCGTCTCGTTTTTGTCCAGAAACTGTCGGCCCTGAGCGCCAGCCTGGCGCGGGTGGTGGCCAccaccgaggaggaggaggggcagatggACCAGTTCCCTGCAGACGGGGTGAGCACATCTCCCCGCCATCCACACCATCCACGATCCCTTAAACCACTCCTGCATAGCCGTAGATGTTTGTGAAGATAAACATGgcagatatggggggggggctgtagggaCCAACCAATATACTAGCTGAATACTCTGATGAATTGAGGTGTTGGGACAGGGGAGCACTCTTGGGTTGCTAGGCGAGAGGGCTTTGTAAACGAAAATGATGAAACCAAGCAGATGTTATCTTCACGACTGACCCGTGTTGAATTTCATCCTTTGTTTTTTTGTAGGAGGACATAGAGAACATGGAGGCCAAAGAGAAGGaacagaaggagcaggaggcccAGAAGAGGATCTTCGAAGGTCTGAAGTTCTTCGTCAACAGAGAGGTGCCCAGAGAGTCCCTGGCATTCGTCCTGAGGTGAGACCCAGCTCTCCCCACCACTACAACATGTTCCCACAAGTTCATACCATACTTTTTAAACACTACAGGCTGTAGAAGTTTGGATTCTGAGACCTGGTCTTGAcggtcctctcctgtcttcctccctggtCTCACTCAGGTGTTTCGGTGGCCTGGTGTCCTGGGACAAGTCACAATGTATCGGAGCCACGTACGACATGACGGATGAGACCATCACCCACCAAATAGTGGACAGACCCAACATGGATAAACAGTACATCAACAGGTAgggaagcaacacacacacacacacacacgtgggacTACAGACATATTAGGCTGGCCTTTTTCCATGTTCAAGTCTAAATGGAATACATATGGCTGTTTTTCCCCCCACAATGGTCTCTTTCAGATGGTTCATCCTTCTAGTGGGGGTTCAAAGAAACCTTGCTATACTGGCATCTTGTGGGCGGGGGGGCACCCACTGACCCCCACTGCCCCGCCCACAAGATGCCAGTATAGCAGGGTCTCTTTGTGTCTTTGGGGAGTGAGGTCACAAGGTCACAACAGACCCTGTCGTCCTGGTAACAGAGCGTAGCTACTTCCTCGGTCACCAGGCCTCAGCCCACCAACCTTGCAACGCTCTGGAATCGTGATCTCGGTGTGTCATCTGTGCAGGTACTACATCCAGCCGCAGTGGGTGTTTGACTGTGTCAACGCCAAGATCCTGCTGCCGGTGGAGGACTACTTTCTGGGCgtgaccctgccccctcacctatCGCCCTtcgtggaggagaaggatggggaCTACGTGCCTCCGGAGAAGCTGAAGCTGATGGCCCTGCAGCGCGGAGAGAAGCCTGGTGagaggcctctctctcttcctcacgctCTCGTTGCTGTGGCCTTCAACTCCATCCAAATATTTCAGATGATAAAAGCGGAATTATTTATTTTGAACTTTAGTTTTGACTTTGTTTTGCTTTAACCCCAGaacaagaagaggaggaggaggaggaggaggaggaggaggaagacgacgacgatgatgatgatgatgatgatgacgaggaggaggaagaagaggaggatgaggaggtggcAGATGAGAAGAACctgaaggagatggagaacagGAGATCCCAGGTCAAGGTAGGTggctgtcagccagctctctgtcTTCACCTCCCCGTGGGAGGAGCCGGGATGGAGAACCGCCAGATCCTGACCAAAGCTGAGTTGAGACgcgttgttctgagagagaacgtCCTCTGTCCCCTGCAGGCCCTCCCCGTAAAGGTGACTCCAGGCAGGATGAAGGCAGAGAACCGCGCGCGTCTGGACCAGGAGGAGAAGGCCGAGGAGAAACGTCTGGCCATCatgatgatgaagaagaaggagaagcacCTCTACGACAAGATCATGTTCGGCAAGAAGAGGACAGTCCGCGAGGTGAGCTGCGCTACTCTCCGTTGCCGTGGGTTTCCTTAGCGACCTTCTGCTGTCCATCATCCGTGGTCACCTGTCCGCATGGGAACAGGCTGTTCCAGTGTTCTCACACACCTCTAGGAATACATAAGATATGGAACTAAAATCATTATTTGCCTCCCAGCCAATACAATTGTAAGGGATAATGGTTAACGCGGGCAAATGGTTCTGAAATGCTCGCATGTGAAACGATAACCTCTGCAGTGGTGACACAACCTTGGTTCGAGTCTCGAACACCAGTAGGTTCACTGTTCATTAACTACATCCTCTCTCACATGACAGGCAAACAAGCTGGCGGCCAAGAGAAAAGCCCACGACGAGGCCAGTAAGCcggacaagaagaagaaaaaggccAAGAAACAATAGGAGAGAACGTCGAACGTCGACCACATAAAGGACTCgtattgtatttgtatgtgacTTGCATACATCAGCTGTTGAAATCTCATGAAACTCATGAGTTTGTTCTCATGCAGAGAGTCCCACGagggggatgtgtgtttgtcctggtTTGAGTGTCGTGTTTCGAGAGAGTCGTCCCAGTGAGGAGAATGTGCGGAAgccttgtttgtgtgagaaaTGACTGTTGGCACGCAGTTTTCCCTCAAGATTTTTCAACGTTTCCAGCCATTTTAATCTGTTGTAACACTCATTAAAATGGAGAGTCGGATACTTCAGTAAAAAGTgcttgttttcatttttttctttgtAACAATGTCAATTTTATACCCTGATGTGTTCTACTGCCAATAACAAACCAGATATTCAAACACTCACCAACCACTAAATCTACATGTGCTACACGTACATTTAAAAGTGTGGAACATTTACATGTGACACCTGCATCAATCTCCTGTTGCAAAAGCATATAGTTTGCATGTTCCCCCAAAAGCCGTGGTGCCAAATTAAATAATGATTGATGCTGTCCAGGAGTCAGAATAACATACATGGATTCTTACGTGGTTGAAGGAAACGCACTGGAGTTAAGGCCAGAGGGCTCAACGTCCTCATTGGCTCGGAGGTCGAGGTCGCCATGGAGTCAGTGTGTGGGAGGCTGAGCAATTGGTTGGAGTCGGGGTCAGGTGGGCGGTGATGACGACGAAGACCCGCCCTCCTGGGCCCCTGTGATGAAGCTGTGATCTCAATGGGCCAGGGGCCAGGCCAGTCATGCACCCCCTCGCTCCTCAGTCATTGGTCGGGCCGACGCCCACCGCCGCGTGCCTGGTCTGCATTCCCTGCGTGCCCGCCCAGTCCGGGGCTCAGCCTGGCACTCGGGGGTGCGTGCACACCAGGGCCCATCCTGTTCAACAATAGCCTGAGTGTTGTTGCCGGGCGCTGGGGTGGGGAGACGACCAACGTGATCCCTGATGCTGGGTTGCTGGTGCAGAAAGAGGACAACAGTGAGGAAGgagaccctcctctccctccccaaccaTGTTGTTGACAAGGGGTGTATGACCACATATTGCTGCATCCTTGCTCCCAGTGCCAAATTAACTCATCAGTCTCTAGCTGGAGGTCTATCTCTACACTCTATTGACAATCCTACTGTTGTGGTATGGATGTGCGCAGTTTTAAAGGATAACTGAAAATATCCAGACTACAGGACAGACTGCAGATGGGTGTCTAATGATAACCCACTATCACATACGACATGGATTTTAAAAGACATTATCGAATTCCTatgattacatttagtcattatccagagcgacttacagtaagtacagggacattcccccccgaggcgagtagggtgaagtgccttgcccaaggacacaacgtcattttgcacagccgggaatcgaaccggtaaccttcagattacgagtctGACTCCTtaactcagccacctgactccgccgACAGAGACTACAAGTCACAGGGCAATGCATGGCGGGAAATACAACATCCATTTCATGTGTCCATCTGTAAACTTTATCCATAGAAAAACAACTGTTCTGCTTTACTACGATGTTTTACAATCGTATATAACAAACTGTATTTTACCATGAACGTGCTTTATCTGCTTCATAACTAAGCTTTCAGAGCAGAACTATAGGATGCTCTATCGAATGTCACAATTGAGGCCTTTGTGACTCGGTTTGGAGCTTTGTTCCTTTTCTGCTGCTTGCGATCAGCTTGCAGCTCAGACTGCAGTGTCCGCTCTCAATAGCTGCCTGTGTGCAGACAGAGAATAGAGGCCATAGAGctacaatctctctctttcatttctccctctctctctctctctctctctctctctctctctctctctctctctctctctctctctctctctctctctctctctctctctctctctctctctcatttctccctctctctctctctctctctctcatttctctctccctctctctctctctctctcatttctccctctccctctctctctctccctctctctctctctctctctctctcccccgcaggGCCATCtcttatttcacacacacacacacacacacactgacaagcgCGAGTCCCTTGACAAGGGGGGGCTGACGTCACAGGTGACTGTCTGAGCCTCTCAGAGGTGCTGGGTCAGTCCTCGTTTTTGAAATTAGAACAAgcagaggaggacgaggcctTCAACGAGCACTTTGCTTGAACAgacgagagaagggagggaggggggaagagagcgagagcgagagagagacagagagagagagagagagagagagagagagagagagagagagagagagagagagagagagagagagagagagtgcacctGCCGGGTGAATGGATCTCGCAAAGTTGCATGAATGATAAGGAGAGCGCGGGGACTGGGTGAGACTTCTGACGGCATGTCTGTCTCAGGATCGGGCCACCAGTGGACTTGATAGCTTCTCTGAGACTGCAGTGGCTAAGGGGCAGATACCAGGGTTGTCCACTCAGAGCTATGCATCTGGTGGAGAAACAGCTATCAGAGGTCTGACCGAGGATTCGTGCGCCAGAGGGTAAAGTGTCTGTTGGCCTCCCTATATGTTCGGAGTGGTGGAAGGAAATCAGTGGGGTAAAACGTACGTATGTTTGTTTTATGTACTTGCATCAAATTATCAGGTTATTAGGCATGATTATGTTTCAGTTCTACAAGTAGGAAAATAAATTAgcttaaaaatatttttgtgaaTTCTGTAGCCAGAAAAGTTTCTGTTTCAGGTTTATCTACTGTACAATCACTGTTTGTGATGAAACTGTCAATATGCACTTTTGCCCCTGAAAGTTAGAGCTTACAATTGAAAATAAGTGCTTATGTTATTACTCACATATTGTGTTCACATATTGTGTTGCTACTATTGATTAGCAGTAACCACAGAGTAAATTATTACTTATTAGTAAGTTATTGAGTGACAAATTCAAAAACATGGCAAAGCAACATGACCACAATTAAGCTCTACCAAAATGAACCACTATTAAAAAAGGATTAATGGTGAATGATTATTGAGGTAAGCAACACCCTCATCCGGAGAGAAGATGGTAAACAATATGATGGCAGGTGCTTGTTATTGGTCCCTGGGGTCCATCCCGTACTGAGGACTTATAGAGGCAGCGCTACTCCAGTCAAGCACCTTGTATCCAGACGAGCTCTTCAGTGTCTCCTGTCTCGCTGGgctcagagagcagggagaaagcTCCCTAACACGCCCCCACAAAGAACCCTTCACGGTCAGAGACAAAGAAGGAGAAAACACAGGCCTTTTACCCGGTATCTGGGCGGGGACAACTTTTAGAAAACAGTTATTTATTTGCCCGCAAAATGAGTCGTCTGTTCACACGCAAATTGTTTGACGTCAATACAACATTTTTTACTTGTTCTAGTGAATTGACCAGTCTGACAAAAGCACGTTCTCTGACTTGGCCTGTTTACAGGATCGATAAAATGATTTTGTCTTGTAGCTTAACGGTAAAGAAGATGTTTTATTGATTGGTGTAGGATCTTGTCTCCCTGCTGTGCTTCAGTGTGTCTCCCATGTTACTTTTTAATGCTGAGTAAGGCATGTCACTGTACAGATCTCATtacacaccacaacaacagtagCCGGGGTTGGAAAGATCACTTTCCACTGTGTTGCAATATTAATCAAAGAGATAGATGACTAGGAAAGAAAAGGTACACCCGAGAACAGGTATAATTATTGTGTCAGCACAATTGGAATAATGACATTAAGTCAATAAACTATTCTGATTGAGGTTGATTTAATCTCTTATATTCAGGTTCATCTGCATTTGACTAAAGAACGGTATGTATTTGCCTAGGTAAACACACTCCCAGTTTATACAGCTATAGGCATCTCTGAATACAATAATTGGACACATGAGACCCCGGTGTAATCAGACAAACAGATTTAGATTAACTTGGCTCTAAAGCGTGGGTTTCAGTCCCTTCACCTTGATAAataatccttacaaaacatttaaaacatttcTTCTCCCTACTTTCTCCTCCAGACAGTCTGTTACTTCTGACCATGGTTGTCAAGCAGGGAAGACAGTGGAGGTCCATGTGTAAAGGCTTGGTTTTGGGTACATTTCTCACCAGCTGCATGATTCTGCTCTACTGCCTGTCTGCTCCTCAAGTCCACCTCAACCTCCCAGAGTAAGGCCTTTTCCAACCCAGAAGTCTTCTTAATGACATTCTGTGTACTGGTTATAGATGTGCAGTGTACAGTTACTATAGCGACATGGTGGCTTGAGTCTAGATACTATATTCTCTTTATTTTTTAGGGTTCCTGTGCCTTATTCCTGTGCACATCgtcccaccccaccacacacctcGTCAATCACAAACAGCTCCCAGCGTCTCCCGGGACAGGCCAGCCTCTGCACCCCCAAAGTGGACATCCTGTTCATGAAAACCCACAAGACGGCCAGCAGCACGCTCCTCAACATCCTCTTCCGTTTCGGAGAGAAGCACAGGCTCAAGTTTGCCTTCCCCGACAGCCGCAATGACTTCTTCTACCCCTCGCCTTTCCAGCGCTCCCAGGTGAGGGATTACAGACCTGGGATGTGCTTCAACATCATGTGTAACCACATGCGCTTCAACGCCCCTGAGGTGGCCCGAGTGCTCCCCACAGACACTTCCTACGTCACCATCCTCAGAGAGCCAGCTGAGCTCTTTGAATCCTCATTCCACTATTTTGGCCGTCTGGTGCCTCTGACGTGGAAGATTCCGGGCGAGGACAAGCTAGCCGAGTTCCTGCGTGATCCGCACCACTACTTTGACCCGGAGGGCttcaactccttctacctcaaGAACCTGCTGTTCTTTGACTTTGGGCAGGACAACACTCTGGCACCGGACGACCCCAGAGTGGAGGAGGGCATCAGGGTCATCTCCGAGCGCTTCCACCTGGTCATGCTAGTGGAGCACTTCGAGGAGTCCCTGATCCTGCTCAAGGACGCCCTCTGCTGGGAGGTGGATGACCTGCTCTTCTTCAAACTCAACGCTCGCAAAGGCTCTACCGTGTCCAAGCTCACCCCGGAGCTGAGGGCCAAGTCCCGCGAGTGGAACGCCATCGACTGGAAGCTGTATCGACACTTCAACGCCACCTTCTGGAGGAAGGTGAAGGCGTACGGACACAAGCGCATGGCCGACGACGTGGCCGAGTTGAAGAGGAGGAACGCGGAGATGGCGGCCATGTGCATTGAGGGCGGCCACGCCGTGGAAGCCGGGAGTATCCAGGAAACTGCCATGCAGCCCTGGCAGCCTATCGGTGAGAAGTCTATCATGGGCTACAACCTGAAGAAGAATGTGGACAAGGCCTACCGGAAGATGTGCCGGAAGATGCTCACCCCAGAACTACAGTACTTGACAGAGCTTGGGGTCAACCTGTGGATCACCAGGCTGTGGGGCCATGTGAGAGATGTCATCAACTGGTGACCAGAGACATGATCAAAAGGGGCCAATTCACTATTCGAGAATGAGGTGTTAGAATTGCTCAGGAGAACTGTTTAGTGtttgaggagggggatgagaacAGGCTGTCACCAGGCTGTCACGGTCTGGATGTCGTTAGTTCTGTGTTTTATGTTTGTTGTGTTATGGCTGCGTCTTCAATCGcgggtttgtttttgtttaatgtCAAATGTATTGATTCCATCGACCtgttttgaaaaataaaatgtttccGATGGGTGCTAG includes the following:
- the gal3st1a gene encoding galactosylceramide sulfotransferase isoform X1 — its product is MFGVVEGNQWGKTLLLLTMVVKQGRQWRSMCKGLVLGTFLTSCMILLYCLSAPQVHLNLPEVPVPYSCAHRPTPPHTSSITNSSQRLPGQASLCTPKVDILFMKTHKTASSTLLNILFRFGEKHRLKFAFPDSRNDFFYPSPFQRSQVRDYRPGMCFNIMCNHMRFNAPEVARVLPTDTSYVTILREPAELFESSFHYFGRLVPLTWKIPGEDKLAEFLRDPHHYFDPEGFNSFYLKNLLFFDFGQDNTLAPDDPRVEEGIRVISERFHLVMLVEHFEESLILLKDALCWEVDDLLFFKLNARKGSTVSKLTPELRAKSREWNAIDWKLYRHFNATFWRKVKAYGHKRMADDVAELKRRNAEMAAMCIEGGHAVEAGSIQETAMQPWQPIGEKSIMGYNLKKNVDKAYRKMCRKMLTPELQYLTELGVNLWITRLWGHVRDVINW
- the pes gene encoding pescadillo isoform X1; translation: MGGLQKKKYERGSATNYITRNKARKKLQLSLADFRRLCILKGIYPHEPKHKKKVNKGSTAPRTFYLLKDIRFLLHEPIVGKFREYKVFVRKLRKAYGKSEWTGVERLRDNKPGYKLDHIIKERYPTFIDAVRDIDDALSMCFLFSTFARTGKCHVQTITLCRRLSVEWMNFVITSRSLRKVFLSIKGIYFQAEVLGQTVTWLVPYQFAHDHPTDVDYRVMATFTEMYTTLLGFINFRLYQTLNLVYPPKMDTKAEADLKAEYEEDYAMDSESYLEKLSALSASLARVVATTEEEEGQMDQFPADGEDIENMEAKEKEQKEQEAQKRIFEGLKFFVNREVPRESLAFVLRCFGGLVSWDKSQCIGATYDMTDETITHQIVDRPNMDKQYINRYYIQPQWVFDCVNAKILLPVEDYFLGVTLPPHLSPFVEEKDGDYVPPEKLKLMALQRGEKPEQEEEEEEEEEEEEDDDDDDDDDDDEEEEEEEDEEVADEKNLKEMENRRSQVKALPVKVTPGRMKAENRARLDQEEKAEEKRLAIMMMKKKEKHLYDKIMFGKKRTVREANKLAAKRKAHDEASKPDKKKKKAKKQ
- the gal3st1a gene encoding galactosylceramide sulfotransferase isoform X2 — protein: MVVKQGRQWRSMCKGLVLGTFLTSCMILLYCLSAPQVHLNLPEVPVPYSCAHRPTPPHTSSITNSSQRLPGQASLCTPKVDILFMKTHKTASSTLLNILFRFGEKHRLKFAFPDSRNDFFYPSPFQRSQVRDYRPGMCFNIMCNHMRFNAPEVARVLPTDTSYVTILREPAELFESSFHYFGRLVPLTWKIPGEDKLAEFLRDPHHYFDPEGFNSFYLKNLLFFDFGQDNTLAPDDPRVEEGIRVISERFHLVMLVEHFEESLILLKDALCWEVDDLLFFKLNARKGSTVSKLTPELRAKSREWNAIDWKLYRHFNATFWRKVKAYGHKRMADDVAELKRRNAEMAAMCIEGGHAVEAGSIQETAMQPWQPIGEKSIMGYNLKKNVDKAYRKMCRKMLTPELQYLTELGVNLWITRLWGHVRDVINW
- the pes gene encoding pescadillo isoform X2, whose amino-acid sequence is MGGLQKKKYERGSATNYITRNKARKKLQLSLADFRRLCILKGIYPHEPKHKKKVNKGSTAPRTFYLLKDIRFLLHEPIVGKFREYKVFVRKLRKAYGKSEWTGVERLRDNKPGYKLDHIIKERYPTFIDAVRDIDDALSMCFLFSTFARTGKCHVQTITLCRRLSVEWMNFVITSRSLRKVFLSIKGIYFQAEVLGQTVTWLVPYQFAHDHPTDVDYRVMATFTEMYTTLLGFINFRLYQTLNLVYPPKMDTKAEADLKAEYEEDYAMDSESYLEKLSALSASLARVVATTEEEEGQMDQFPADGEDIENMEAKEKEQKEQEAQKRIFEGLKFFVNREVPRESLAFVLRCFGGLVSWDKSQCIGATYDMTDETITHQIVDRPNMDKQYINRYYIQPQWVFDCVNAKILLPVEDYFLGVTLPPHLSPFVEEKDGDYVPPEKLKLMALQRGEKPEEEEEEEEEEEDDDDDDDDDDDEEEEEEEDEEVADEKNLKEMENRRSQVKALPVKVTPGRMKAENRARLDQEEKAEEKRLAIMMMKKKEKHLYDKIMFGKKRTVREANKLAAKRKAHDEASKPDKKKKKAKKQ